Within Candidatus Auribacterota bacterium, the genomic segment TCAGGCGCTGGATGACGTGGTTATTTCTCGAGCGATCATACAGGAATTCACGAAGGACTTTTTGGATTCCCTGGAAAGCGACGTGGCGATCGCCGGCGCCGGACCGGCGGGGATGATCGCCGGCTACTATCTGGCTCGCGCCGGAAAGAAGGTGGTAATTTTTGAGCGCAAACTCGCGGTCGGGGGGGGCATGTGGGGCGGGGGGATGATGTACAACAGGTGCGTTTTTCAGGAGGCCTCGAAACCGATCCTTGATGAGATCGGAGTCAGGGTGAAAAAATGGGGGACGGGTTACTATGTCACTGACTCACTGGAAACGGTCTCAACCCTCTGCGCATCGGCGGTGAAGGCCGGGGCGAGAATATTCAACTGCATCTCCGCCGAGGATGTGATGATCAGGGGGGAGAGGGTGACGGGCGTGGTGCTGAACTGGAGCGCCGTGTCGATAGCCCATCTCCACGTTGACCCGCTCTCCGCACGGGCGGGGTATGTGGTGGATGCAACGGGGCACGACGCGGAGGTCGCGAAAATCATCGTCAGGAAGATCGGGAAGAAGCTCTTCACCGAGACGGGCGAGCTCATGGGGGAAAAATCCATGTGGGCCGAGGTGGGGGAGAAGACGATCGTGGAGAACACGAAAGAGATATATCCCGGGATCTATGTGGCCGGCATGTCGGCGAACGCGGTGTTCGGTGGCCCGAGGATGGGGCCCATATTCGGGGGGATGCTGCTCTCCGGCAAGAGGGTCGCCGAGCTTATCATGGGGAGAAAGAAAGGGTGAGAGGCCGTACCGCGGCACGACGCGATCGGGTAGATGATTAGATGTAGAAAATAGTTGCAGCGCGGTTCTGAATATACCATAATAGTGCGCGTGAATGGTAATATAAAGCCGGCGTGCAGTACACACGGCTGAGGAAAGGAGAGGGAAGGTATGAAGAAGATCGTATGTCTTATGGTTCTGGTGCTCGCGGTGAGCTCGCTCGCGCTGGGCGGCTGCAAGAAGAAGGCAGCGGCGCCCGCGCCTCCTCCCCCTGCGGCTAATAAATAGTTACAGGGAATGATAACGTCGCGTCTTCAGCCCGGCTCGAGGAGCACAGGCAAACGAGTCGGTTGAAGGATCGTGGCGGAGGAGTTTTAGCGAAACTGCCCAGCGGCAGATATGCATTGTCGCTGGGCATTTTGTGTCCGCATGCCACCATAGAGCGCCGGCAGGGGCATTGATCATTCGCCGCCGATGGTCAGCGTTTTCTGGTCCACATATACGGGGATTGCGCTCTCGATACCCGTCGGAGAGGAAGTGGGAGGCACGAGCCCGGCGGTGACCGTCCAGGCGCCATTCAC encodes:
- a CDS encoding sulfide-dependent adenosine diphosphate thiazole synthase encodes the protein MPKRVGAPQALDDVVISRAIIQEFTKDFLDSLESDVAIAGAGPAGMIAGYYLARAGKKVVIFERKLAVGGGMWGGGMMYNRCVFQEASKPILDEIGVRVKKWGTGYYVTDSLETVSTLCASAVKAGARIFNCISAEDVMIRGERVTGVVLNWSAVSIAHLHVDPLSARAGYVVDATGHDAEVAKIIVRKIGKKLFTETGELMGEKSMWAEVGEKTIVENTKEIYPGIYVAGMSANAVFGGPRMGPIFGGMLLSGKRVAELIMGRKKG